A window of the Butyricimonas faecalis genome harbors these coding sequences:
- a CDS encoding ATP-binding protein — translation MKRKEIIQALIATKQSEIPFNVIKRDIELPLDSEQIITIPGVRRCGKSSLMMLVINSLVERGIKKEQILWIGFDDERLYDLTTEELDDIITGYMEMYPDIPIKDVYMFFDEIQLVDKWELFILRIYKSYCKNIYVSGSNAQMLSRELSSALRGWPLEYEEFPLSFNEFCRFKNIKTNGFTEIDRIRLKNAFMEFNHSSAFPEVVLIPEKSMKDRKLQGYFNTMLFRDLIEHYQLNNPEVVRYFLKRVMANLSKPTSINSIFNDLKSQGLKVGKDKLYELAEHCCSIFLFFRVPKYDRSMIKENSSLPKYYCIDNGIRNAVLLPQSDDDGKLLENTVFLALRRVLKPCDKILYFQGTKECDFVVQQNDQIVHLIQVTWDMRDKETRKREIDGIVEASRVTGCDSLIILTNNEEGEITEEGKTIKILPVWKWLLFQE, via the coding sequence ATGAAAAGGAAAGAAATAATCCAGGCGCTAATTGCGACTAAGCAGAGTGAGATTCCGTTTAATGTTATTAAGCGAGATATAGAGTTACCATTGGATAGTGAGCAAATTATTACAATTCCGGGGGTACGGCGTTGTGGTAAGTCGTCATTAATGATGCTTGTTATTAATTCTCTTGTTGAAAGAGGGATTAAGAAAGAGCAAATTTTATGGATCGGTTTTGATGATGAGCGTCTTTATGATTTGACCACGGAAGAATTGGATGATATTATAACCGGATATATGGAGATGTATCCCGATATTCCGATCAAAGACGTATATATGTTTTTCGACGAAATCCAACTTGTAGATAAGTGGGAACTATTTATACTGCGTATTTATAAAAGTTACTGCAAGAATATATATGTTTCTGGTAGTAATGCCCAGATGTTGTCACGGGAATTGTCCTCGGCTCTTCGAGGATGGCCTTTGGAATATGAAGAGTTTCCATTGTCTTTTAATGAATTTTGTCGTTTTAAAAACATTAAGACCAATGGTTTTACGGAAATAGATCGGATCAGATTAAAGAATGCGTTCATGGAGTTTAATCACTCTAGTGCATTTCCTGAAGTTGTACTTATTCCGGAGAAATCGATGAAGGATCGAAAATTACAAGGATATTTCAACACGATGCTTTTTCGGGATCTCATAGAGCATTATCAATTGAATAATCCTGAAGTTGTTCGCTATTTTTTGAAACGAGTGATGGCTAATTTGTCCAAGCCAACTTCCATTAATTCTATTTTTAATGACTTGAAATCTCAAGGACTGAAAGTTGGAAAGGATAAACTTTACGAGTTGGCAGAGCATTGTTGCTCTATATTCTTGTTTTTTCGTGTTCCTAAGTATGATCGCTCGATGATTAAAGAAAATAGTTCGCTCCCGAAATATTATTGTATCGATAATGGTATTCGTAATGCTGTGTTGTTACCTCAAAGCGATGATGATGGAAAATTACTTGAAAATACGGTATTTTTGGCCTTGAGGCGTGTTCTTAAGCCTTGCGATAAGATTTTATATTTTCAAGGTACGAAGGAATGTGATTTTGTCGTTCAGCAAAATGATCAAATCGTTCATTTGATACAAGTAACTTGGGATATGAGAGATAAAGAAACACGAAAGAGAGAAATAGATGGGATCGTAGAGGCGTCAAGAGTAACGGGATGTGATTCGTTGATAATTCTCACGAATAATGAAGAGGGAGAAATAACTGAGGAAGGTAAGACTATAAAAATTTTACCTGTTTGGAAATGGTTGTTATTTCAGGAGTAA
- the hisG gene encoding ATP phosphoribosyltransferase translates to MEKLKVAIQKSGRLNEDSLELLKECGICINNGKDQLMAQASNFPLEVLYLRNSDIPHYVEDGIVDVAIIGENTVIEKRANVLNLLDLGFSGCRVSIAIPKSEEFTGLDWLQGKRIATSYPNTLNDFLKQNRIQAETHVITGSVEIAPGIGLADAICDIVSSGSTLFKNGLTEVYTLFKSTAVLVANPKLDEERLRLVEQLVFRMKAVLAAKCNKYILLNAPEEKLQEICNILPGVKSPTIMPLEMKGWYSLHSVVNENKFWESIGALKAAGAEGILVVPIEKMIE, encoded by the coding sequence ATGGAAAAATTGAAAGTCGCGATTCAAAAATCAGGTCGATTGAATGAAGACTCACTCGAATTGTTGAAAGAGTGTGGGATTTGTATTAATAACGGGAAAGATCAATTGATGGCACAAGCCTCTAATTTCCCATTGGAGGTGTTGTATTTACGAAATTCTGATATACCTCATTACGTGGAGGATGGAATTGTTGACGTGGCGATTATCGGGGAGAACACGGTGATCGAGAAACGGGCAAATGTCTTGAATTTGCTGGATTTGGGCTTTTCGGGTTGTCGGGTTTCTATTGCTATTCCTAAATCAGAAGAATTTACCGGGTTGGATTGGTTGCAGGGAAAACGGATTGCTACTTCTTATCCTAACACGTTGAATGATTTTCTGAAGCAAAATAGAATTCAAGCGGAAACGCACGTGATCACGGGGTCGGTGGAGATTGCTCCCGGTATCGGGTTAGCCGATGCGATTTGTGATATCGTGAGTTCCGGTAGTACGCTTTTTAAGAACGGGCTGACGGAAGTCTACACCTTGTTTAAGTCTACGGCTGTTTTGGTTGCTAATCCGAAGCTGGATGAGGAGAGGCTACGATTGGTGGAACAATTGGTATTCAGAATGAAGGCGGTGTTAGCTGCCAAGTGCAATAAGTACATCTTGTTGAATGCTCCCGAAGAGAAGTTGCAGGAGATTTGTAATATACTTCCGGGAGTGAAAAGTCCGACTATTATGCCGTTGGAGATGAAAGGATGGTATTCTCTGCATTCGGTGGTGAACGAAAATAAATTTTGGGAGTCAATCGGTGCATTAAAAGCGGCGGGGGCAGAAGGGATTCTAGTAGTGCCTATAGAGAAAATGATAGAGTGA
- the hisD gene encoding histidinol dehydrogenase produces the protein MKKILYPGKEEWMQILERPENGGEDLDKVCKAVFDEVRRDGDEALRKYTWYFDRVKLERLEVTEEEFQEAESVVDAELKKAIRVAKGNIEEFHKVQIPGKCEYVNERGFRCWQEGRAIDRVGLYVPGGSAPLFSTVLMLAIPAKLAGCREIVICTPPGRDGRVNPAILWTARLCGVTRVFKVGGIQAIAALALGTESVGRVDKIFGPGNRFVMAAKQWVGRYGVAIDMPAGPSELMVVADESARPTFVAADLLSQAEHGPDSQVFLVTCNESLIDRVEEELDKQLDQIPRKAIAEVALRNSKYIVLRSREECVELVNCYAPEHLMLCVKDYLDWVPEIRNAGSVFLGHYSPESAGDYASGTNHTLPTNGYARAYSGVNMDAFMKKVTFQEIMPEGLAYLGKTIEIMADNEKLEAHGNAVRVRNLEFKI, from the coding sequence ATGAAAAAGATATTATATCCAGGAAAGGAAGAGTGGATGCAAATATTGGAGCGTCCGGAAAATGGTGGGGAAGATTTGGACAAAGTGTGTAAGGCGGTGTTTGATGAGGTGAGAAGGGATGGGGATGAGGCGTTGAGAAAATACACGTGGTATTTTGATCGGGTGAAGTTAGAGCGGCTTGAGGTGACGGAAGAGGAGTTCCAGGAAGCAGAGAGTGTGGTGGATGCTGAATTGAAGAAGGCGATACGGGTAGCCAAAGGGAATATCGAGGAATTCCACAAGGTGCAGATTCCCGGAAAGTGTGAATACGTGAACGAAAGGGGATTCCGGTGTTGGCAGGAAGGCCGGGCAATAGACCGGGTGGGATTGTATGTGCCGGGTGGGAGTGCCCCCTTGTTTTCAACCGTATTGATGTTGGCAATTCCGGCAAAGTTGGCCGGATGTCGGGAAATTGTGATTTGCACGCCGCCGGGACGGGATGGACGGGTGAATCCGGCTATTTTGTGGACAGCCCGGTTGTGTGGCGTGACCCGTGTTTTTAAAGTGGGGGGAATTCAAGCTATTGCAGCATTGGCATTAGGAACGGAAAGTGTGGGACGGGTGGATAAGATTTTTGGACCGGGCAATCGTTTCGTGATGGCGGCCAAACAATGGGTCGGACGCTATGGTGTGGCGATCGATATGCCTGCCGGGCCTTCGGAATTAATGGTGGTGGCGGATGAATCGGCACGGCCTACATTCGTGGCAGCTGATTTGTTGTCGCAGGCGGAACACGGACCGGATAGTCAGGTATTTCTGGTGACTTGCAATGAGTCATTGATCGATCGGGTGGAAGAGGAGTTGGACAAGCAGTTGGATCAAATTCCACGAAAGGCAATTGCCGAGGTGGCTCTAAGAAATTCTAAATATATCGTTTTGCGTTCTCGGGAAGAATGCGTGGAGTTGGTGAATTGTTATGCCCCGGAGCATTTGATGCTGTGCGTGAAAGATTATTTGGATTGGGTACCGGAAATCCGGAACGCGGGTTCCGTGTTCTTGGGACACTATTCTCCGGAGAGTGCGGGGGATTACGCATCGGGGACGAATCACACTTTACCCACGAACGGGTATGCCCGTGCGTATAGCGGGGTGAACATGGATGCCTTTATGAAAAAGGTTACTTTCCAAGAAATTATGCCGGAGGGATTGGCTTATTTGGGAAAAACAATCGAAATAATGGCGGATAATGAAAAGTTGGAGGCACACGGGAATGCGGTAAGGGTTAGGAATTTAGAATTTAAAATTTAG
- the hisC gene encoding histidinol-phosphate transaminase — protein sequence MKALGDIVRENIKELQAYSCARAEFEGTDVALLDANENPFASEYNRYPDPFQRELKREIGRLKGVEVSRLVLGNGSDELIDMLIRTVCTPRRDNIIVFSPGYSMYEVCGQVNDVEVRCLELDEEFQPGWNTLFDSVDQFTKIIFFCTPNNPVGNVVPLERIREVALRFDGIVVVDEAYIDFTDMPSAVTLQKACRNVVVLQTLSKAWGLAGLRVGICVADPELVIYLNKVKPPYNIGSLTQRRALDVLRNEADFLKKVEAIKRERKRVIEVLRDLPWLEVVCDSEANFVLIRCERFRELYDYLVEGDIVVRVRHIPPRLSCGLRITIGTREENDLLIKRLKKFGDL from the coding sequence ATGAAGGCATTGGGTGATATCGTAAGGGAGAATATAAAGGAGTTACAGGCGTATTCCTGTGCCCGTGCGGAATTTGAAGGAACGGATGTGGCATTGTTGGATGCAAACGAGAATCCGTTTGCATCGGAATATAACCGTTATCCCGATCCGTTTCAGCGGGAATTGAAGCGAGAGATCGGGAGATTAAAAGGGGTGGAGGTTTCCCGGCTGGTGCTGGGAAATGGAAGTGATGAATTGATCGATATGCTGATCCGAACAGTATGTACACCCCGACGGGATAATATCATTGTTTTTTCACCGGGATATTCGATGTACGAGGTGTGCGGACAAGTGAATGACGTGGAGGTAAGGTGTCTGGAGTTGGACGAGGAGTTCCAACCGGGGTGGAACACGTTGTTTGATAGCGTGGATCAGTTTACGAAAATAATTTTCTTTTGCACGCCGAATAATCCGGTGGGAAACGTGGTCCCTTTGGAACGCATCCGAGAGGTGGCACTTCGTTTTGATGGAATTGTCGTGGTAGACGAGGCGTATATCGATTTTACCGATATGCCGTCGGCTGTTACTTTGCAGAAGGCTTGCCGGAATGTTGTCGTGTTGCAAACCCTGTCCAAGGCATGGGGACTTGCCGGATTACGGGTAGGAATTTGTGTAGCGGATCCGGAATTGGTGATTTATTTGAATAAAGTGAAACCGCCTTATAATATCGGTTCGTTGACACAACGGCGGGCTTTGGATGTCTTGCGGAATGAGGCAGATTTTTTGAAGAAGGTGGAGGCAATCAAGCGGGAGAGGAAAAGAGTTATCGAGGTTTTGAGGGATTTACCTTGGCTGGAGGTTGTTTGTGATTCGGAGGCCAATTTCGTCTTGATCCGTTGTGAGCGTTTTCGGGAATTGTACGACTATTTGGTGGAGGGGGACATTGTTGTTCGGGTACGGCATATCCCACCCCGCTTGAGTTGTGGGCTACGGATAACCATCGGGACCCGGGAAGAGAATGATTTGTTGATCAAACGATTAAAGAAATTCGGTGATTTATGA
- the hisB gene encoding bifunctional histidinol-phosphatase/imidazoleglycerol-phosphate dehydratase HisB yields the protein MKKILFIDRDGTIIQEPPVDYQVDRMEKLAFIPGVIGALREIVRETDYRLVMVSNQDGLGTERFPMGAFLPPHEFMLKTLAGEGVVFDEILIDASMPGDASPRRKPGIGMVEKYLNEMLDRENSYVIGDRLTDMQLAANMGIRGILLGKEGMESLPIVLTADSWEKVVRFLKQGSRQAVQVRQTAETEVRVALDLNGTGQGEVKTGIAFFDHMLEQIIRHGGMDLVVSVKGDLQVDEHHTIEDTAIVLGQCFSEALGEKKGIGRYGFALPMDEARAEVLLDLGGRSWLEWNAAFSREYVGDFPTEMTKHFFVSFCQGAKCNLHVEAKGENTHHVIEAIFKAFARSLRMAVRQEAGGKIPSTKGKI from the coding sequence ATGAAGAAGATATTATTTATAGATCGTGATGGTACGATCATACAAGAACCACCGGTTGATTACCAAGTGGATCGTATGGAGAAATTGGCGTTTATTCCGGGGGTTATTGGAGCCTTGCGGGAGATTGTTAGGGAGACGGATTATCGGTTGGTCATGGTGAGCAATCAGGACGGTTTGGGAACGGAACGGTTTCCGATGGGTGCTTTTTTGCCACCTCATGAATTTATGTTGAAAACTTTGGCGGGCGAGGGAGTTGTTTTTGACGAGATACTGATAGATGCGAGTATGCCGGGGGACGCTTCTCCCCGGAGGAAGCCTGGAATTGGTATGGTTGAGAAATATTTGAATGAAATGCTGGATCGAGAGAATTCTTATGTGATTGGCGATCGGCTGACAGATATGCAGTTGGCAGCTAACATGGGGATTCGGGGTATATTGCTGGGAAAGGAGGGGATGGAGAGTTTACCTATTGTTTTAACCGCGGATTCTTGGGAAAAGGTGGTGCGTTTTCTGAAACAGGGAAGCCGACAGGCGGTGCAAGTAAGGCAAACGGCGGAAACGGAAGTGCGGGTTGCACTAGATTTAAATGGAACGGGGCAGGGTGAGGTGAAAACGGGAATTGCCTTTTTTGACCACATGCTGGAACAGATTATCCGACACGGGGGCATGGATTTGGTGGTTTCCGTGAAAGGGGACTTACAAGTGGATGAGCATCACACGATCGAGGACACGGCTATCGTGTTGGGACAATGTTTCTCGGAGGCATTAGGGGAGAAGAAAGGGATCGGACGATACGGTTTTGCCTTACCGATGGATGAGGCGAGGGCCGAGGTGTTGCTGGATTTGGGAGGACGGAGTTGGTTGGAGTGGAATGCCGCGTTTAGCCGGGAGTACGTGGGAGATTTTCCCACGGAGATGACCAAGCATTTTTTTGTCTCGTTTTGTCAAGGAGCTAAATGTAATTTGCACGTGGAGGCAAAAGGGGAGAATACGCAT